One genomic segment of Sulfuricella sp. includes these proteins:
- a CDS encoding ATP-binding protein, with protein MSKKIRDAAIANPAAGAAKGITEVRRQEALLKTGALQNAILNSANFSSIATDEKGVIQIFNVGAERMLGYSAADVLNKITPADISDPQELIARAQALSIELETPIALGFEALVFKASRGIEDIYELTYVRKDGSRFPAVVSVTALRDAQGKIIGYLLIGTDNTARKRVEAERAQLLEALQNKNVELESAKFVAEKANLAKSDFLSSMSHELRTPLNAILGFAQLLEAGSPPPTPTQIIRLHQITKAGWYLLELINEILDLAVIESGRLSLSREPVSLIEVLRECQAMIEPQAQQHGIQLSFSPCDHSWFAHADRTRVKQVVINLLSNAIKYNREHGTVAVECTASTPERIRISVIDSGEGLAPKKLAQLFQPFNRLGQESGSEEGTGIGLVVTKRLVEQMGGAIGVESTVGVGSEFWIELIRDVTPHLAAGSTMPAELAPQAQGNTQQSAARRTLLYVEDNPANLMLVEQIIAGCPHMHMLSAHDGNLGIALARAHLPDVILMDINLPGISGYQALKILREDPLTANIPVLAISANAMPRDIDRGLEAGFFRYLTKPIKVNEFTEALDRALELVETESDGTITSESL; from the coding sequence ATGTCCAAAAAAATCCGTGATGCCGCTATTGCCAACCCCGCAGCTGGGGCGGCGAAGGGCATCACCGAGGTCCGGCGCCAGGAGGCCTTGCTTAAAACCGGGGCCTTGCAGAACGCGATTCTGAACAGCGCCAACTTTTCGAGTATCGCTACCGACGAGAAGGGCGTTATCCAGATCTTCAACGTCGGCGCCGAGCGCATGCTGGGCTACTCGGCAGCCGATGTCCTGAACAAGATCACCCCGGCCGACATTTCCGATCCGCAGGAATTGATCGCGCGCGCGCAAGCGCTCAGCATCGAGCTGGAAACCCCGATTGCGCTGGGCTTCGAGGCCTTGGTGTTCAAAGCCTCACGCGGCATCGAGGACATCTACGAGCTGACTTACGTCCGCAAGGATGGCAGCCGCTTTCCAGCGGTGGTGTCGGTCACGGCGCTACGCGATGCTCAAGGCAAAATCATCGGCTACCTGTTGATTGGCACTGATAATACCGCGCGCAAGCGGGTGGAAGCCGAGCGGGCGCAGCTCCTTGAGGCGCTGCAAAATAAAAACGTCGAGCTGGAGAGCGCCAAATTCGTGGCGGAAAAAGCCAACCTTGCCAAATCGGATTTCCTTTCCAGCATGAGCCATGAACTGCGCACCCCGCTCAATGCCATCCTCGGCTTTGCCCAGTTGCTGGAGGCGGGTTCACCGCCACCCACGCCCACCCAGATTATCAGGCTGCACCAGATTACCAAGGCGGGATGGTATCTGCTGGAACTGATCAACGAAATCCTCGATCTCGCGGTGATCGAGTCCGGCAGGCTATCGCTGTCGCGAGAACCGGTGTCGCTGATCGAGGTCCTGCGCGAATGCCAGGCCATGATCGAACCGCAGGCGCAACAACACGGCATCCAGTTAAGCTTTTCCCCTTGCGATCACAGCTGGTTTGCCCATGCCGACCGAACCCGGGTCAAGCAGGTTGTGATCAACCTGCTCTCCAATGCGATCAAATACAACCGCGAGCATGGAACGGTAGCGGTGGAGTGCACCGCGAGCACCCCGGAACGTATCCGCATCAGTGTCATAGACAGCGGTGAGGGATTGGCCCCCAAAAAGCTGGCGCAGCTATTCCAGCCGTTCAATCGTCTCGGGCAAGAGTCCGGCTCCGAGGAAGGGACGGGCATCGGTCTGGTGGTCACCAAGCGGCTGGTCGAACAGATGGGAGGCGCCATCGGCGTGGAAAGCACCGTCGGCGTGGGCAGCGAATTCTGGATCGAGCTGATCCGGGACGTTACGCCCCACCTTGCCGCTGGAAGCACAATGCCCGCTGAACTTGCACCGCAAGCCCAGGGAAATACCCAGCAAAGCGCGGCGCGGCGCACCCTGCTCTATGTGGAAGATAATCCGGCCAACCTGATGCTGGTCGAACAGATCATTGCGGGCTGCCCACATATGCACATGCTGAGCGCGCACGATGGCAATCTCGGCATCGCGCTTGCACGTGCCCATCTCCCGGACGTGATCCTGATGGACATCAATCTGCCTGGCATCAGCGGTTACCAGGCGCTGAAAATCCTGCGCGAAGATCCGTTAACGGCGAACATCCCGGTGCTTGCCATCAGTGCCAATGCCATGCCACGCGATATCGACAGAGGCCTGGAAGCAGGGTTCTTCCGCTATCTTACCAAGCCGATCAAGGTCAACGAATTCACGGAGGCGCTGGATAGGGCGCTGGAGCTTGTGGAAACAGAGTCAGACGGAACAATTACCTCGGAATCCCTGTGA
- a CDS encoding response regulator yields MISEHEIFNASILIVDDQEANVQLLEEILHDAGYACVATTIDPYAVCELHRKNRYDLILLDLQMPGMDGFQVMKGLNEIETDGYLPVLVITAQPDHKLRALAAGAKDFVSKPFDLVEVQTRIRNMLEVRLLYKKLEISNKVLEQTVLERTAELRESEARFRRLTELSSDWYWEQDENGHFTRIFGPVLEMLGIQVDDALGEAGDDQGARWNEGERKILEANLAARRPFLDFVYSRTNPDGSLQYFMVSGEPMFDASGRFTGYRGIGKDVTETMGVKLEPHPTGC; encoded by the coding sequence ATGATTAGCGAACATGAAATTTTTAACGCCAGCATTTTGATCGTTGACGATCAGGAGGCCAACGTGCAGTTGCTGGAGGAAATACTGCACGATGCCGGCTATGCTTGCGTTGCGACGACGATAGACCCCTATGCCGTCTGCGAACTGCATCGCAAAAACCGCTATGACCTGATCCTGCTCGACCTGCAGATGCCCGGCATGGATGGCTTTCAGGTGATGAAAGGCCTGAATGAAATCGAAACGGATGGCTACCTTCCGGTACTCGTGATCACCGCCCAACCCGATCACAAGCTGCGTGCGCTCGCCGCCGGCGCGAAAGATTTTGTCAGTAAACCGTTTGATCTGGTCGAAGTTCAGACGCGTATTCGTAACATGCTGGAAGTGCGGCTATTGTATAAAAAACTCGAGATTTCCAACAAGGTACTGGAACAGACGGTGCTGGAACGCACCGCCGAACTACGTGAAAGTGAAGCGCGTTTTCGCCGTCTCACCGAGCTGTCATCCGACTGGTATTGGGAGCAGGACGAAAACGGGCATTTCACCAGGATTTTTGGCCCGGTGCTTGAAATGCTCGGAATCCAGGTTGACGACGCGCTGGGTGAAGCAGGGGATGACCAGGGGGCGCGCTGGAATGAGGGCGAGCGCAAGATACTGGAGGCGAACCTGGCCGCCAGACGGCCGTTTCTGGATTTCGTTTACAGCCGTACCAATCCGGACGGCTCGCTGCAATATTTTATGGTGAGCGGGGAGCCGATGTTCGATGCCTCCGGCCGCTTTACCGGCTATCGCGGAATCGGCAAGGACGTGACGGAAACAATGGGTGTCAAACTTGAACCGCATCCGACAGGCTGCTAG
- a CDS encoding diguanylate cyclase produces the protein MVSATDFHNARILIVDDQEANVRLLEQMLREAGYRCITTTIDPHAVYALHRDNHYDLILLDLQMPGMDGFQVMEGLKEIEIDGYLPILVITAQPGHKLRALTAGAKDFISKPFDMMEARTRIHNMLEVRLLYKQLEDYSREMETLALHDPLTGLPNRRLLIDRLSLSIAHARRNKRIMAVMYLDLDGFKEINDTLGHDAGDALLSLAAARLVAAVRQEDTVARLGGDEFVIALWELSHAEDVADLASKVIQAVSQPYRIQGRDMSMTASVGISIYPAHGEEVETLMKSADLALYEAKRTGKGDYRIAERPVGKASC, from the coding sequence ATGGTCAGTGCTACCGATTTTCATAATGCCCGCATTCTGATCGTGGACGATCAGGAAGCCAATGTGCGGTTGCTGGAACAAATGTTGCGTGAAGCCGGCTATCGGTGCATTACGACGACGATCGATCCGCATGCCGTCTACGCGTTGCACCGCGACAACCACTACGACCTGATTCTGCTCGATCTGCAGATGCCCGGCATGGATGGTTTCCAGGTGATGGAGGGCCTGAAGGAAATTGAAATCGACGGCTACCTTCCGATCCTCGTGATTACGGCCCAGCCGGGCCACAAGCTGCGGGCGCTGACCGCCGGCGCGAAGGATTTCATCAGCAAACCCTTTGACATGATGGAAGCCAGGACGCGCATTCACAACATGCTGGAAGTGCGCTTGCTGTACAAGCAACTCGAGGATTACAGCCGTGAGATGGAAACCCTGGCGCTGCATGACCCGCTGACGGGGTTGCCGAACAGACGGCTGTTGATTGACCGGCTTTCGTTGTCCATCGCCCATGCGCGCAGGAACAAACGCATCATGGCGGTGATGTATCTGGATCTGGACGGGTTCAAGGAGATCAACGACACCCTGGGCCACGATGCGGGCGATGCGCTGCTGAGCCTGGCCGCCGCTCGCCTGGTGGCCGCGGTGCGGCAAGAGGACACGGTGGCGCGCCTGGGTGGCGACGAATTTGTGATTGCGTTGTGGGAATTAAGTCATGCCGAGGATGTGGCCGATCTGGCGTCAAAAGTGATTCAGGCCGTGTCACAACCCTATCGCATTCAAGGCCGCGACATGAGCATGACGGCCAGCGTCGGTATCAGCATTTATCCCGCGCATGGCGAGGAGGTGGAGACGCTGATGAAGAGCGCTGACCTGGCCTTGTATGAGGCCAAGCGCACCGGCAAGGGTGATTATCGCATCGCAGAGCGGCCTGTTGGCAAGGCGAGTTGTTGA
- a CDS encoding CsbD family protein has protein sequence MNWDRIEGNWKQLKGNVKEQWGKLTDDHLDVIAGKRDQLSGKIQEVYGITKDETEKQISDWQARQKDQPQ, from the coding sequence ATGAACTGGGATCGTATCGAAGGAAACTGGAAACAATTGAAGGGCAATGTCAAAGAGCAGTGGGGCAAGCTCACCGATGATCATCTGGATGTGATTGCCGGCAAGCGCGACCAGCTTTCTGGAAAGATTCAGGAGGTATATGGCATCACCAAGGACGAAACAGAGAAGCAGATTTCCGATTGGCAGGCGCGTCAGAAAGATCAGCCTCAGTAA
- a CDS encoding DUF3309 family protein: MSLGTILLIIVLLMLVGAFPAWPHSRSWGYGPSGGLGLVLIILLVLLVLGRL; encoded by the coding sequence ATGTCACTGGGAACCATTTTATTGATCATTGTTTTGCTGATGCTGGTCGGGGCGTTTCCTGCCTGGCCGCACAGCAGGTCGTGGGGTTATGGTCCGAGCGGAGGTCTCGGGCTGGTATTGATCATCCTGCTTGTTTTATTGGTGCTGGGACGATTGTAA
- a CDS encoding OmpA family protein, translated as MMIEGYTDNAGGDSFNQALSDRRANAVRVALLDMGTSSDRITTRGYGEAFPVAGNDTAASRQLNRRVEIILSDENGNIVPR; from the coding sequence GTGATGATCGAGGGCTACACCGACAATGCCGGTGGTGACAGCTTCAATCAGGCGCTCTCAGACCGGCGTGCCAATGCCGTGCGCGTGGCTTTGCTTGACATGGGAACCAGCAGTGACCGCATCACCACGCGTGGTTATGGTGAAGCGTTTCCGGTTGCCGGCAACGACACTGCCGCCAGTCGCCAATTGAATCGGCGCGTGGAAATCATCCTTTCCGACGAAAACGGCAATATCGTCCCACGCTAG